The Neodiprion fabricii isolate iyNeoFabr1 chromosome 4, iyNeoFabr1.1, whole genome shotgun sequence genome window below encodes:
- the LOC124180734 gene encoding uncharacterized protein LOC124180734: MDASTACCTCTEPLERVTHPVPVEWDADNMIKHFPRMINRGKSSKEVILSDRLFRLNTFDYLGRKSLVDGLEKYVSQQRRIESFCIDGLGLSRKEGLRLVTALFNSRKTVTHFYCWRAFKRTEGPLLVDTGHLAGSGLYKDRVPRKQDWFTAIGCLDALTTLSMNYAYLATPDGDLLIAFSKKIGLHWHWLQLLCLPEEIPKITDPGDGVGGYAIPDLAWMEAKLWAPCLKVQFVFVGIPEHEKHRKFLTKHTPVHSFVMSTDIDLQFRQPWYLGCTMKMIWTWYPKTLVYIYLQLWHHREIFDIELKKLFPLVPKLRVFEFVGEIRRIETLCAMCGQIRDEECKVNYLSFQLQYPIADQRGREEWKSDIDGLINCFRDTFKEMNVKFEVSFYPC; encoded by the exons ATGGACGCTTCCACCGCGTGCTGCACGTGCACCGAACCCTTGGAACGCGTTACACATCCGGTACCAGTTGAGTGGGACGCAGACAACATGATCAAACACTTTCCCAG GATGATCAACAGGGGTAAATCCTCCAAGGAAGTCATTCTATCCGATCGGTTGTTCAGACTGAACACCTTCGATTACCTTGGTCGGAAAAGCCTCGTCGATGGGCTGGAAAAATACGTTAG CCAGCAAAGGAGAATAGAGTCATTCTGCATCGACGGTTTGGGATTGTCGCGAAAAGAAGGCCTTCGCCTGGTGACCGCACTCTTCAATTCGCGAAAAACCGTGACACATTTTTACTGCTGGCGAGCTTTCAAGCGCACTGAAGGACCGCTGCTGGTGGATACGGGTCACCTGGCGGGTTCTGGCCTCTACAAGGACAGGGTGCCCAGAAAACAGGACTGGTTCACGGCCATCGGTTGCCTGGACGCGCTCACCACCTTATCTATGAACTACGCGTACCTGGCAACGCCCGATGGAGACCTGCTCATCGCTTTTTCCAA GAAAATCGGGCTTCACTGGCACTGGCTTCAGCTGCTCTGCCTGCCGGAGGAAATTCCGAAAATAACTGATCCTGGCGACGGTGTTGGCGGCTATGCTATCCCTGACCTTGCTTGGATGGAGGCGAAACTTTGGGCGCCATGCCTGAAAGTTCAGTTTGTTTTCG TTGGTATTCCGGAACATGAGAAGCACAGAAAGTTTCTCACGAAACACACTCCGGTACACTCATTCGTGATGTCAACCGACATCGACTTGCAATTCCGCCAACCTTGGTACCTCGGCTGTACCATGAAAATGATCTGGACGTGGTACCCGAAGACTTTGG tttacaTTTACCTACAGCTGTGGCATCATCGTGAGATTTTCGATATCGAGTTGAAAAAGCTGTTTCCCCTTGTACCAAAATTAAGGGTGTTCGAATTCGTTGGTGAAATTCGCAGGATAGAAACTCTCTGTGCGATGTGTGGCCAAATTCGGGACGAAGAGTGCA AGGTTAATTACCTCAGCTTTCAGCTTCAATATCCAATAGCTGATCAAAGAGGTCGCGAAGAATGGAAGAGCGATATAGACGGTTTGATAAACTGCTTCAGAGACACGTTCAAGGAAATGAACGTCAAGTTCGAAGTGAGCTTTTATCCGTGTTAA
- the LOC124179927 gene encoding sodium-coupled monocarboxylate transporter 1-like, translating to MASEGLANELLSDLMPTVQEMSRSMQNFGFPDYAIFITMLVSCGAVGVYFGFIKKSSGEDEYLVGGRNMSTFPVSLSLIASFISGISLLGTPTEVYVYGVTYLFVGGGVVLMGIVMTTVYLPVFHDLKLTSTYEYLERRFDKKTRLFGSVLFTIGIITWLPIVIYVPALAFNQVTGINVHVITPFVCIVCIFYTCVGGLKAVVWTDVIQTVVMFGAILLVIVKGTLNLGGMEVVIQRNLESGRLELPDTDWNPLTRHTIWALIFGGFGHWLQTSAVNQNMIQRYLSLPTLVAAKRAVWIFIFGALSLVGACGYAGMLIYATYHECDPLTTKLARAKDQLLPLLVMDILGDYPGLPGLFVAGVFSAALSSLSTGLNSMAAVVIEDFIKPFRKNAFSPKVADLLMKLTVVTLGTLCAGLVFVVERMGTHVLQLSMSLGSITNGPSLGIFTMGILFPWINSMGALIGGASGLGVMAWLSITAQAAISSGHLRFDEKPVSTEGCTYTFPKVENLLLFSPPNAVLNGTDEVIVSEPWALYRLSYLWYTLAGALVSMSVGLLVSIVSFQDTKKLDPLLVAPFVRRYLKARTHNVDEENMHRMISTSQSAEEVPAKH from the exons ATGGCATCCGAGGGCTTGGCCAACGAGCTATTGTCAGATTTAATGCCGACTGTTCAGGAGATGAGCCGGTCCATGCAAAACTTTGGGTTTCCCGACTACGCGATATTCATCACGATGCTGGTCTCGTGCGGTGCCGTCGGGGTCTATTTCGGATTCATCAAAAAGTCATCGGGCGAAGACGAGTACCTTGTCGGTGGGAGGAATATGAGCACATTTCCGGTCAGCCTCAGCTTGATAGCCAGTTTTATATCCGGCATTTCACTCCTCGGAACCCCCACCGAGGTCTACGTTTACGGTGTTACTTACCTCTTTGTTGGTGGCGGCGTCGTCCTCATGGGTATCGTAATGACCACCGTTTACCTACCAGTTTTTCACGACCTCAAACTGACCAGCACCTACGAGTACCTTGAAAGACGTTTCGACAAGAAGACCAGACTCTTCGGGTCGGTTTTATTCACTATTGGAATC ATAACCTGGTTACCCATAGTGATCTACGTTCCAGCACTGGCTTTCAATCAAG TTACCGGAATAAACGTTCACGTCATTACGCCCTTCGTGTGTATCGTCTGCATCTTTTACACTTGCGTG GGTGGTCTCAAAGCCGTTGTTTGGACAGACGTCATTCAGACCGTCGTTATGTTTGGCGCAATACTGCTGGTCATCGTCAAGGGTACCCTAAATCTGGGCGGCATGGAAGTGGTAATCCAGAGGAACTTGGAGTCCGGAAGACTCGAGTTACCAGA CACGGACTGGAACCCCCTGACCAGACACACGATTTGGGCATTGATTTTTGGCGGCTTTGGTCACTGGCTCCAGACGTCCGCCGTAAATCAGAACATGATCCAGCGTTATCTCTCACTGCCAACGCTCGTCGCAGCAAAACG GGCTGTCTGGATCTTCATCTTTGGCGCCCTCAGTCTGGTAGGTGCCTGTGGCTACGCCGGCATGCTCATCTACGCCACTTACCACGAATGCGATCCTCTCACAACAAAG CTCGCTCGAGCCAAAGATCAGCTGCTCCCCTTATTGGTGATGGATATCCTCGGCGATTATCCTGGACTACCTGGCTTATTTGTCGCCGGAGTATTCAGCGCTGCTCTCAG CTCACTGTCGACGGGTCTGAATTCGATGGCAGCCGTGGTGATAGAGGATTTCATAAAACCATTTCGGAAGAATGCGTTCAGTCCTAAAGTCGCTGACCTTCTGATGAAATTGACCGTTGTTACTCTTGGAACTCTTTGTGCCGGACTTGTGTTCGTCGTTGAAAGAATGGGCACCCACGTTCTTCAG TTGTCCATGAGCCTGGGCTCGATTACTAACGGACCGTCTCTAGGAATCTTCACAATGGGTATCCTCTTTCCGTGGATAAATTCAATG GGAGCTTTGATCGGCGGTGCCTCTGGTCTGGGTGTAATGGCGTGGCTGAGCATCACGGCACAGGCTGCCATTTCGTCCGGTCATTTGAG GttcgatgagaagcccgtaagcaCGGAGGGCTGCACCTACACCTTCCCAAAAGTGGAGAACCTGCTTTTGTTCTCACCACCGAACGCCGTCTTGAATGGAACAGACGAAGTCATTGTCTC AGAGCCATGGGCGCTGTATCGTCTGAGTTACCTCTGGTACACGTTGGCGGGTGCGCTCGTCTCGATGAGCGTCGGTTTGTTGGTGAGTATTGTGTCTTTTCAAGACACAAAGAAACTGGACCCGTTGCTAGTCGCTCCGTTCGTCAGGCGATACCTGAAAGCTCGTACACACAACGTTGATGAGGAAAATATGCATCGCATGATCAGCACTAGTCAGTCTGCTGAGGAGGTCCCGGCAAAACATTGA